The following are encoded in a window of Roseimaritima ulvae genomic DNA:
- a CDS encoding TIGR01212 family radical SAM protein (This family includes YhcC from E. coli K-12, an uncharacterized radical SAM protein.): MDEGLLFNAFGAALRRRFGGRIQRVSIDAGFTCPNVDGAVTRGGCNFCDNRSFSPSRRVRLASVLEQLNRGITSVRARYNKVAGFIAYLQPATNTYGPLDQLETLYRAALDVSPDVVGLAIGTRPDCVPDEVLDLIDALAQQHYVSLEYGMQSIHDRSLDWMNRGHYHASMVDAMRRSRGRRFETCAHVILGIPGEDHADMMATADQIGPLGVDAVKLHNLYAVRGTPLGDQVLAGDVQMLDRQGYVSAVVDFLERIPSRVIVERVSGDAPPDFLIEPRWCLEKSALRLEIENEFKRRGTRQGDRYVAGAYQVTEHGQDAEHTVAADQTPAAIRQRIGQSRTLPVLKF, translated from the coding sequence CTGTTTAATGCTTTTGGGGCAGCCCTGCGGCGACGGTTTGGGGGGCGGATTCAACGGGTCAGCATCGATGCCGGATTTACCTGTCCGAATGTCGACGGAGCGGTCACGCGCGGCGGCTGCAACTTTTGTGACAATCGTTCGTTCAGCCCCAGTCGCCGGGTACGTTTGGCCAGCGTTCTGGAACAACTCAATCGCGGCATCACGTCGGTCCGGGCTCGCTACAACAAAGTCGCCGGCTTTATCGCTTATCTGCAACCGGCCACCAACACCTACGGCCCGCTGGACCAGTTGGAAACGCTGTACCGAGCGGCTCTGGACGTGTCGCCAGACGTGGTCGGATTGGCGATCGGCACCCGTCCCGATTGTGTCCCCGACGAGGTGCTGGATTTGATCGATGCATTGGCCCAGCAGCACTATGTATCGCTGGAATACGGCATGCAATCTATCCACGACCGCAGCTTGGACTGGATGAACCGCGGTCACTACCATGCCAGCATGGTCGATGCCATGCGTCGCAGCCGAGGTCGCAGGTTCGAGACTTGCGCTCACGTGATTTTGGGAATCCCGGGCGAAGACCACGCCGACATGATGGCGACAGCGGACCAGATCGGACCGCTGGGCGTCGACGCGGTCAAGCTGCACAACCTGTATGCCGTCCGCGGCACGCCGCTGGGTGACCAGGTGCTGGCCGGCGACGTGCAGATGCTCGACCGCCAGGGCTACGTGTCGGCCGTGGTGGATTTTCTGGAACGCATTCCGTCGCGGGTGATCGTCGAAAGGGTCAGCGGCGACGCGCCGCCGGATTTTTTAATCGAGCCCCGCTGGTGTCTGGAAAAGTCGGCGCTGCGGCTGGAAATCGAAAATGAATTCAAACGCCGCGGAACGCGCCAGGGTGATCGTTACGTCGCCGGGGCCTATCAAGTCACAGAGCACGGGCAAGACGCGGAGCACACGGTGGCCGCTGACCAGACGCCGGCCGCCATCCGGCAGCGAATCGGGCAATCCCGCACGCTGCCGGTGTTGAAGTTTTAA
- a CDS encoding exodeoxyribonuclease VII small subunit, whose amino-acid sequence MAKKKAASKADKTPTFETSLADLEQIVSELESGELGLEQSLDAYEKGIQRLKECHQHLKAAERRVEQLSGFDAEGNPILEPLDDTPTASQRGSKPASNPRARRKTDLDDDDPALF is encoded by the coding sequence TTGGCGAAGAAAAAAGCGGCCTCCAAAGCCGATAAAACGCCGACGTTTGAAACTTCGCTGGCCGATCTGGAACAGATCGTCAGCGAATTGGAAAGCGGCGAACTGGGACTGGAGCAATCCTTGGATGCTTATGAAAAGGGCATCCAGCGGCTGAAGGAGTGTCATCAGCATTTAAAAGCCGCCGAGCGACGCGTCGAACAGCTCTCGGGCTTCGACGCCGAAGGGAACCCCATCCTGGAACCGCTCGACGACACTCCCACAGCCAGCCAGCGCGGCAGCAAACCGGCGTCCAACCCACGGGCCCGTCGCAAGACGGACCTGGACGACGACGATCCGGCGTTGTTTTAA
- a CDS encoding vitamin B12-dependent ribonucleotide reductase: MASVISTPARADLQARLQQQQGIEYARGQFGSALETRGPGLNIQADFCPQDVDSPFDTTEWELRSAAIKDESGNALFSQNDCEVPADWSQLATNVVVSKYFYGDPSNPGERERSVRQLVHRVTRTIADWGLQDGYFDSPEDGENFYRDLTWLCVHQHGAFNSPVWFNVGLFHQYGVEGAKCNWRWNRELGEVDQPENPYEFPQGSACFIQAVEDNMEDIMRLACSEAMLFKFGSGTGTDLSTIRSCRERLSGGGTPSGPLSFMRVYDSIAGVVKSGGKTRRAAKMQSLKVWHPDVLEFVQSKWNEEKKAHALIREGYEANFNGEAYSSVCFQNANLSVRVTDDYMQAVREGKRWKTRWIDSKAADLDPPEYDAKELLNQMAECAWHCGDPGVQYDSTINRWHTCPNSGRINASNPCSEYMFLDNTACNLASINLQKFVRGDGSFDAERFQKAARIFFIAQEILVDHASYPTDDIARNSHRFRPLGLGYSNLGSVIMTSGIPYDSDAARSVCGSLTALLHGTANLTSAEIAGVVGPFEGYADNEKPMLGVMQMHRDAVEEIRDEGPAELKDAARKLWDKVLELGEKHGFRNAQATVLAPTGTISFMMDCDTTGIEPDIALVKYKQLAGGGMLKIVNGTVAAGLRTLGYDEPQIKAIIQYIDQHDTIEGAPELKDDHLPVFDCAFKPAGGVRSIPWQAHVTMMAAAQPFLSGAISKTVNMPNDVTPQDIADAYFWGWELGLKAIAIYRDGSKQSQPLNTKSDDKDVQAATEVITKTVEKIVYKPRRERLQDTRQSLTHKFSIGGHEGYLCVGLYPDGRPGELFITMAKEGSTIGGIMDAFGTAISMALQYGVPLEVLVNKFSHTRFEPMGHTTNPDIRIAKSVVDYIFRYLGIHFLAGYREASVPSAPAPTPAASTNGGEAKKSSDANGSTAKLGGNGPVIDSTSTSARFTGAKLDLAALERAGVSRNLGLEEGKSAPAGRSDQFARFQSDAPSCDNCGSITVRNGNCYLCHNCGNSMGCS, from the coding sequence ATGGCATCGGTCATTTCCACCCCTGCGCGCGCCGACCTGCAAGCCCGACTGCAACAGCAGCAAGGCATCGAGTACGCTCGTGGGCAATTTGGCTCCGCACTTGAAACACGCGGTCCGGGGTTGAACATTCAGGCGGACTTCTGTCCCCAGGACGTGGACAGCCCGTTTGACACCACCGAATGGGAGCTTCGCAGCGCAGCGATCAAAGACGAGTCGGGCAACGCTTTGTTCTCGCAGAACGACTGTGAAGTCCCGGCCGATTGGTCGCAACTGGCAACCAACGTGGTGGTCAGCAAGTATTTTTACGGCGATCCGAGCAATCCGGGTGAACGTGAGCGGAGCGTTCGTCAATTGGTGCATCGCGTGACCCGCACGATCGCCGACTGGGGTTTGCAGGACGGTTATTTCGACAGCCCCGAAGACGGCGAAAACTTCTACCGCGACCTGACTTGGCTGTGCGTCCATCAGCACGGGGCCTTTAACAGTCCGGTGTGGTTCAATGTCGGATTGTTTCATCAGTACGGCGTCGAGGGAGCGAAATGCAACTGGCGTTGGAACCGTGAATTGGGCGAAGTCGATCAGCCGGAAAACCCGTACGAGTTCCCGCAGGGTTCGGCGTGCTTCATCCAAGCGGTTGAAGACAACATGGAAGACATCATGCGGCTGGCTTGCAGCGAAGCGATGTTGTTCAAATTTGGCAGCGGCACCGGCACCGACCTGTCCACCATCCGCTCCTGCCGCGAACGCTTGTCCGGCGGCGGCACGCCCTCGGGTCCGTTGTCCTTTATGCGGGTTTATGATTCGATCGCCGGAGTGGTCAAGAGCGGTGGCAAGACGCGTCGCGCGGCCAAGATGCAATCCTTGAAGGTCTGGCACCCGGACGTGTTGGAATTCGTTCAGAGCAAGTGGAACGAAGAGAAGAAGGCCCACGCGCTGATCCGCGAAGGCTACGAAGCGAACTTCAACGGCGAAGCCTACTCCTCGGTCTGCTTCCAAAACGCCAACCTGTCGGTGCGGGTAACGGACGACTACATGCAAGCGGTCCGCGAAGGCAAACGTTGGAAGACGCGGTGGATCGACAGCAAGGCGGCCGACTTGGATCCGCCGGAATACGATGCCAAAGAACTGCTGAATCAGATGGCCGAATGCGCCTGGCATTGCGGCGACCCCGGTGTGCAATACGACAGCACGATCAATCGCTGGCACACCTGTCCCAACAGTGGCCGGATCAACGCTTCGAATCCGTGCAGCGAGTACATGTTCCTGGACAATACGGCTTGTAACCTGGCCTCGATCAACTTGCAAAAGTTCGTTCGCGGCGATGGTTCGTTCGACGCCGAGCGTTTCCAGAAGGCGGCTCGGATCTTCTTCATCGCTCAGGAAATCCTGGTCGACCACGCCAGCTATCCGACGGACGATATCGCTCGCAACAGCCATCGCTTCCGCCCCCTGGGACTCGGATACAGCAATCTGGGCAGCGTGATCATGACCTCCGGTATACCTTACGATTCCGATGCGGCTCGCAGCGTCTGCGGTTCGTTGACGGCTTTGCTGCACGGCACGGCCAACCTGACCAGCGCGGAAATCGCCGGCGTGGTGGGTCCCTTCGAAGGCTATGCGGACAACGAAAAACCGATGCTGGGCGTGATGCAAATGCATCGCGACGCGGTCGAAGAGATTCGCGACGAAGGCCCGGCGGAGCTGAAAGACGCCGCTCGCAAACTGTGGGACAAGGTGCTGGAACTGGGCGAAAAGCACGGTTTCCGCAACGCCCAGGCCACCGTCTTGGCGCCCACCGGCACGATCAGTTTCATGATGGACTGCGATACCACGGGGATCGAACCGGACATCGCCTTGGTCAAGTACAAACAGCTGGCCGGCGGCGGAATGTTGAAGATCGTCAATGGCACCGTCGCCGCTGGGTTGCGGACGCTGGGCTACGACGAACCGCAAATCAAGGCCATCATCCAGTACATCGATCAACACGACACGATCGAAGGGGCTCCGGAGCTGAAGGACGATCACCTGCCCGTGTTTGACTGTGCCTTCAAGCCCGCCGGCGGGGTCCGCAGCATCCCTTGGCAAGCTCACGTCACCATGATGGCCGCCGCTCAACCGTTCCTCTCCGGAGCGATCAGCAAAACGGTCAACATGCCCAACGACGTTACGCCTCAGGACATCGCCGACGCCTACTTCTGGGGTTGGGAACTGGGTTTGAAAGCGATTGCCATCTACCGTGACGGCAGTAAACAATCGCAACCGCTGAACACCAAGAGCGACGACAAAGACGTTCAAGCGGCCACCGAAGTGATCACCAAGACGGTCGAAAAGATCGTCTACAAACCGCGCCGCGAACGCTTGCAGGACACCCGTCAAAGCTTGACGCATAAGTTCAGCATCGGCGGTCACGAAGGTTATCTGTGCGTGGGCTTGTACCCCGACGGACGCCCCGGTGAATTGTTTATCACCATGGCCAAAGAAGGCAGCACCATCGGCGGCATCATGGACGCCTTCGGAACCGCGATCAGTATGGCCCTGCAGTACGGCGTGCCCTTGGAAGTGTTGGTCAACAAGTTCAGCCACACGCGGTTTGAGCCCATGGGTCACACCACCAACCCGGACATCCGGATCGCCAAGAGCGTGGTCGATTATATCTTCCGCTACCTGGGCATTCACTTCCTGGCCGGGTATCGCGAAGCCAGTGTGCCGTCCGCACCGGCCCCCACTCCGGCGGCTTCCACCAACGGCGGCGAAGCCAAGAAGTCCAGCGACGCCAACGGCTCGACGGCCAAACTGGGCGGCAACGGACCGGTCATCGATTCGACCAGCACCTCGGCTCGATTCACCGGTGCCAAGCTGGATCTGGCGGCTCTGGAACGTGCCGGTGTCAGCCGCAACCTGGGACTGGAAGAAGGCAAATCGGCGCCGGCCGGTCGCAGCGATCAATTCGCCCGCTTCCAAAGCGACGCGCCCAGCTGTGACAACTGTGGCAGCATCACGGTCCGCAACGGCAACTGCTACCTCTGTCATAACTGTGGCAACAGCATGGGGTGCAGCTAG
- a CDS encoding cation:proton antiporter — translation MELLSYLALVPALGILAQWLAWRTRLPSILLLLAFGIVLGQFIDPDQLLDRLTGAARLAELTGETSQVGPALLFPLVSLSVAIILFEGGLSLQLRELREAGAPTFRLVTVGALLTLALTAVAAHWILDFPWRLSLLLGAILTVTGPTVIGPLLRQIRPSRRVASTLKWEGIVIDPVGAVLAVLVFEEIVLSQGASLNFSATVLLLTKITLIGTMLGVLGGFFLASALRRYWLPDHLHGIAALGLALAMFALSNHFAEESGLIAVTVMGVWLANQKHMEIEHVIEFKEHLRTLLIGCLFILLGSRLDPMQVVALGLPGLGFLAIMILLIRPLSVFGSLWGTALSWQEKAFISSMAPRGIVAAAVSSVFALKLQQSHGGDTTHLEGLDEQAQLLSTVTFLVIIGTVTLYGLVSGTIARKLGLARPNPQGLLIAGADAWVRRLAKALTDLKVDVLLVDLNYNKVAAAKMDGIRAECLNILSDHAREELSLDGIGRFLAMTPNDEVNSLAVREYQSVFGRAETYQLDFTKRSSADSRSLSESLSARVLFGEKHTFSSLRDKLNDGAVIKSTTLSDAFSMDDFRQRNGDDALLLFLLSPGGNLQINTLDRPLEAQPGDTLVFLVSLRVEG, via the coding sequence ATGGAATTGCTGTCGTACCTCGCTCTTGTACCCGCTCTGGGGATTCTTGCGCAGTGGCTTGCCTGGCGAACGCGTTTGCCGTCGATTTTGCTGCTGTTGGCCTTTGGGATCGTGCTGGGGCAATTTATTGACCCGGATCAATTATTGGACCGCTTGACCGGGGCCGCCCGGTTGGCGGAGCTGACGGGCGAGACCTCGCAGGTGGGGCCCGCGTTGCTGTTTCCCTTGGTGTCCTTGTCGGTGGCGATCATTTTGTTCGAAGGCGGGTTGTCGCTGCAGTTGCGAGAGCTGCGGGAGGCCGGTGCGCCAACGTTTCGCTTGGTCACCGTGGGGGCGCTGTTGACGTTGGCGCTAACCGCTGTGGCGGCGCACTGGATTTTGGATTTCCCCTGGCGGCTATCGTTGCTATTGGGCGCCATCCTGACGGTCACCGGGCCCACGGTGATCGGCCCGCTGCTGCGACAGATCCGCCCCAGCCGGCGAGTGGCGTCGACGTTGAAGTGGGAGGGCATCGTGATCGATCCGGTGGGCGCGGTGTTGGCGGTTCTGGTGTTCGAAGAAATCGTGCTCAGCCAAGGCGCCTCGCTGAACTTTTCCGCCACCGTGTTGCTGCTCACCAAGATCACACTGATCGGGACCATGCTGGGTGTCTTGGGCGGGTTCTTCTTGGCCTCGGCACTGCGACGTTATTGGTTGCCCGATCATCTGCACGGGATCGCGGCCTTGGGGCTGGCGTTGGCGATGTTTGCGCTCAGCAATCACTTTGCCGAAGAGTCAGGATTGATCGCAGTGACGGTGATGGGTGTATGGTTGGCGAATCAGAAGCACATGGAAATCGAGCATGTGATTGAATTCAAAGAGCATCTGCGGACGCTGCTGATCGGCTGTTTGTTTATCTTGCTGGGGTCCCGTTTGGATCCGATGCAAGTCGTCGCGCTGGGGCTGCCGGGACTGGGCTTTTTGGCGATCATGATTTTGCTGATCCGGCCGCTGTCGGTCTTTGGATCGCTGTGGGGCACCGCCTTGAGCTGGCAGGAAAAAGCGTTCATCTCCTCGATGGCGCCGCGGGGCATCGTGGCGGCGGCGGTCAGCAGCGTGTTTGCACTTAAACTGCAGCAATCGCACGGCGGCGACACGACGCATCTGGAAGGCTTGGATGAACAAGCACAGTTGCTCAGCACCGTAACCTTCTTGGTGATTATCGGCACGGTCACGCTGTACGGATTGGTGTCCGGCACGATTGCCCGCAAGTTGGGGTTGGCACGCCCTAACCCGCAAGGCTTACTGATCGCCGGCGCCGACGCCTGGGTCCGCCGGCTCGCCAAAGCTTTGACGGATTTAAAGGTCGACGTGTTGTTGGTGGATTTGAACTACAACAAAGTGGCCGCCGCCAAGATGGATGGGATCCGCGCAGAATGTCTGAATATCCTCAGCGATCACGCTCGCGAAGAACTTTCGCTCGATGGCATCGGCAGATTCCTGGCGATGACCCCGAACGACGAAGTCAATTCGTTGGCCGTCCGCGAGTATCAATCGGTCTTTGGCCGTGCTGAAACCTACCAGTTGGACTTTACCAAACGCTCCAGCGCCGATTCGCGGTCGTTATCCGAATCGTTGAGCGCTCGGGTGTTGTTCGGCGAGAAACACACGTTTTCCTCGCTGCGCGATAAACTCAATGATGGGGCGGTTATCAAATCGACCACCCTCAGCGACGCGTTTTCGATGGACGATTTTCGCCAACGCAACGGCGACGACGCCCTACTACTGTTCCTGCTCTCTCCCGGTGGAAACTTGCAAATCAATACCCTCGACCGGCCCTTGGAAGCCCAACCGGGCGACACCCTGGTGTTTCTGGTGTCGTTGAGGGTTGAGGGTTGA
- a CDS encoding dual specificity protein phosphatase family protein — protein MPPPKRLQRFYARSVFYPTLWWNMLHGRVLKIRHWSTRIDANLIVGAYPFARDVPKMAADGVRAVVNTCEEYPGPVDAYALAGIEQLHIPTTDFTHPRLEDIEQAVEFIEQHAQGGATTYVHCKAGRARSATVALCWLVKYRGMSAEDAQSTLLKLRPHVNPRVAQRPVVQDFVAKLDA, from the coding sequence ATGCCTCCTCCTAAACGTCTTCAGCGGTTCTATGCACGCTCGGTGTTCTATCCCACGTTGTGGTGGAATATGCTCCATGGCCGGGTGCTGAAAATTCGCCATTGGTCCACACGGATTGATGCCAACTTAATCGTGGGGGCTTATCCCTTTGCACGCGACGTTCCGAAAATGGCTGCCGACGGCGTTCGGGCGGTAGTTAATACCTGCGAAGAGTATCCCGGTCCGGTGGATGCGTATGCTTTGGCGGGGATCGAACAGTTGCATATCCCCACGACCGACTTTACGCACCCCCGATTGGAAGACATCGAGCAGGCGGTGGAGTTTATCGAGCAGCACGCGCAGGGCGGCGCAACCACGTACGTGCACTGCAAAGCCGGCCGAGCGCGCAGCGCCACTGTGGCGCTGTGTTGGCTGGTCAAGTATCGCGGGATGTCGGCCGAGGATGCTCAATCGACGCTGCTGAAGCTGCGCCCGCACGTCAATCCCCGGGTCGCCCAGCGTCCGGTCGTGCAGGACTTTGTTGCCAAGCTCGACGCGTAG
- a CDS encoding diacylglycerol/lipid kinase family protein: protein MIPNLATTFATIPAASATSAIAATEPTLVLWNPHSGRAAAAGQLRQQLAALRDVRLVDTQHAEHIQQLAAEAIQQGFTHVIAAGGDGTVNAAVNGLMPLRQRPSFAVLPIGTANDFAQTLAIPDDLALAASVAFGGERRRIDVIELQTEQRRRWFANMAAGGNSDEVTRQLTREVKQRWGPLCYLRGAISVLTDLKEFEAKIRLDDGSEESWSVWNVIVANGRTNAGHLQLAPRANPEDGLLDLILIRDGELLDVPALVVQYAISDYIHSDLVRYRQARSLRFDSQPPMRFSIDGEAVDEPPTGFRVVPGALQMAVGPQYVANPPTAHPRR, encoded by the coding sequence GTGATTCCGAACTTGGCGACAACCTTCGCGACGATTCCCGCAGCGTCTGCCACGTCGGCAATCGCCGCCACCGAGCCCACGCTGGTGCTTTGGAACCCGCACAGCGGCCGCGCTGCCGCCGCCGGGCAGCTTCGTCAGCAGTTGGCCGCGCTCCGCGACGTGCGGCTGGTCGATACCCAACACGCCGAGCACATTCAGCAGCTGGCTGCCGAGGCGATCCAGCAAGGATTCACCCACGTGATCGCAGCCGGTGGCGATGGGACGGTCAACGCCGCGGTCAACGGTCTGATGCCGCTTCGCCAACGCCCCAGCTTTGCCGTCCTGCCGATCGGCACGGCCAACGACTTCGCGCAAACTTTGGCCATCCCCGATGACTTGGCGTTAGCCGCCAGCGTGGCGTTTGGGGGTGAGCGCCGAAGAATCGATGTGATCGAATTGCAAACCGAACAGCGGCGGCGGTGGTTCGCCAACATGGCTGCCGGCGGCAATAGCGACGAAGTCACTCGGCAACTAACGCGCGAAGTCAAACAGCGTTGGGGACCGTTATGCTACCTCCGCGGTGCCATCAGCGTGCTGACGGACCTCAAAGAGTTTGAAGCGAAGATCCGCCTGGACGATGGCAGCGAAGAGTCCTGGTCGGTGTGGAATGTGATCGTGGCCAACGGTCGCACCAACGCGGGACATTTGCAACTGGCTCCGCGCGCCAACCCCGAGGACGGTCTGCTGGATTTGATTTTAATTCGCGACGGCGAGCTTCTGGACGTGCCAGCGTTGGTGGTGCAGTACGCGATCTCGGACTACATCCATTCCGATCTGGTGCGTTATCGACAAGCTCGCAGTCTGCGGTTCGACTCACAGCCCCCGATGCGGTTTTCAATCGATGGCGAAGCCGTCGATGAACCGCCGACCGGGTTTCGCGTCGTCCCCGGCGCCCTGCAAATGGCGGTCGGGCCGCAATACGTCGCCAACCCGCCAACGGCGCATCCGCGGCGTTAG
- a CDS encoding PAS domain-containing sensor histidine kinase encodes MLAFAVCAAAIVFATDLLLVRGVAVPVLYIVAIGLAHASGRRAAVWLLAAVCLLMTCLGWWLSAADPAGNNALVNRGLALAAIAMAAFFSDRMRWLVDLQAQTVRGKQQLIGELESQREKLREAEQRYRLTIDSALDAVITIDDQGVVTSWNCQAERTFGWMADEAIGRSLETLIIPSQFREDHRRGLQRMRSGGPARALNQRLELSALHRDGSEFPIELSIARLESGSHDQFSGFIRDMTSHRRMLAALRDRERTITNLLDSTAEGIYGLDLAGHCTFANAACARLLGYDSAADLLGASMHHLIHHSQADGTPIPPEECHIYQAFRQGHEVHIDDEVFWRKDGTPFDAEYWSFPVARDDDIEGCVVTFLDITDRKELERRQREWQNELESRVAQRSAELVHARDRLELALTGANIGLWDWNAQTNEVYYSATYKLQLGYSADLQWNHFNDWESRLHPEDRERSVAYVHDYFAGRIDAFRPTFRMRCSDGSYRWILSQGRAFFDADGNPTRVIGVHVDITERIETQQELERLNTALAAANEALQQSNLDLQHFASLASHDLQAPLRAISGFSQFLKNEYEGQLDETADGYINRIVGGVQRMNQLIRDLLEFSRVDSQAMPPQRVDLNDTCDDAVALLQAAIKDSEGRVTRDNLPQVSGDPAQLSRVLQNLIGNALKYCRERLPEIHVSAVQQPDQWTITVQDNGIGIPAEDRERVFEIFRRLHRSEEFPGTGIGLAICRRIIQRHGGRIWIEPTEDHGTKIRFTLPNTPPEQ; translated from the coding sequence GTGCTCGCCTTTGCCGTGTGTGCGGCGGCGATCGTATTTGCCACCGATCTGTTGTTGGTTCGCGGAGTCGCCGTCCCGGTACTTTATATCGTGGCCATCGGTTTGGCGCACGCCTCGGGACGGCGCGCTGCAGTGTGGCTGCTGGCTGCGGTTTGCCTGCTCATGACTTGCCTTGGCTGGTGGTTGTCCGCGGCCGATCCGGCGGGGAACAATGCCCTGGTAAACCGCGGCTTGGCGCTAGCGGCGATTGCGATGGCCGCTTTTTTTTCCGATCGCATGCGGTGGTTGGTCGACCTGCAAGCCCAGACTGTGCGGGGCAAACAGCAATTGATCGGAGAGCTGGAAAGTCAGCGTGAAAAGTTGCGTGAAGCCGAGCAGCGATACCGCTTGACCATCGACTCAGCTCTGGACGCGGTGATCACGATCGATGATCAAGGCGTCGTCACTAGCTGGAACTGCCAAGCCGAGCGGACCTTTGGCTGGATGGCCGATGAGGCCATCGGCAGGTCACTCGAGACATTGATCATTCCTTCCCAATTCCGCGAGGACCATCGTCGGGGTTTGCAGCGGATGCGCAGCGGCGGTCCGGCCCGAGCTTTGAATCAACGTTTGGAGCTGTCCGCCCTGCATCGCGACGGCAGTGAGTTTCCGATCGAATTGAGCATCGCTCGACTGGAAAGCGGCAGCCATGACCAATTCAGCGGTTTCATCCGTGACATGACATCGCACCGCCGGATGCTGGCTGCTCTTCGCGATCGCGAACGGACGATCACCAACCTGCTGGACTCGACCGCCGAAGGTATCTATGGACTGGATCTGGCCGGGCACTGCACCTTTGCCAATGCGGCATGCGCGCGATTGCTTGGGTATGACTCGGCGGCGGATTTATTAGGTGCTTCCATGCACCACTTAATTCATCATTCCCAAGCGGATGGTACGCCGATCCCGCCGGAGGAATGCCATATCTACCAGGCCTTTCGTCAAGGCCATGAAGTGCACATTGATGACGAGGTGTTTTGGCGCAAAGACGGCACGCCTTTTGACGCCGAATATTGGTCCTTTCCCGTCGCCCGTGATGATGATATTGAGGGCTGCGTGGTGACCTTCTTGGACATCACCGACCGCAAAGAATTGGAACGGCGCCAACGCGAATGGCAAAACGAATTGGAATCACGAGTCGCCCAGCGAAGCGCCGAACTGGTCCATGCCCGAGACCGCCTGGAACTCGCCCTAACCGGTGCCAACATCGGTCTGTGGGACTGGAACGCACAGACCAACGAAGTCTATTACTCGGCAACGTACAAATTGCAGCTGGGGTATTCCGCCGACCTGCAATGGAACCACTTCAATGATTGGGAATCGCGTTTGCATCCGGAGGATCGTGAGCGGTCGGTTGCCTACGTACATGACTACTTTGCCGGCCGAATCGATGCCTTCCGACCGACCTTCCGGATGCGCTGCTCCGACGGATCCTATCGCTGGATCCTCTCGCAGGGCCGCGCCTTCTTTGACGCCGACGGCAACCCTACCCGGGTCATAGGTGTACACGTGGACATCACCGAACGCATCGAAACTCAACAAGAATTGGAACGCCTCAATACGGCCCTTGCCGCCGCGAACGAAGCGTTGCAGCAGAGCAATTTGGATCTCCAGCATTTCGCGTCGCTGGCCTCCCACGATCTGCAGGCTCCACTGCGAGCCATTTCCGGTTTTTCGCAATTTCTGAAAAACGAGTACGAAGGCCAACTGGACGAGACGGCCGATGGGTACATCAATCGAATCGTCGGCGGCGTGCAACGGATGAACCAGTTAATCCGTGACCTGCTGGAATTCTCCCGGGTCGATTCTCAGGCCATGCCGCCGCAACGCGTCGATTTGAACGACACCTGCGACGATGCCGTGGCGTTGTTGCAAGCCGCGATCAAAGACAGCGAGGGCCGCGTCACGCGGGACAATTTGCCGCAAGTTTCTGGCGATCCGGCACAGCTTTCGCGAGTACTGCAAAACCTAATCGGGAACGCCCTTAAATATTGCCGCGAGCGGCTGCCGGAGATCCATGTTTCGGCAGTCCAGCAGCCAGATCAGTGGACGATTACCGTCCAGGACAACGGAATCGGCATTCCCGCGGAGGACCGTGAACGCGTGTTTGAAATATTTCGACGATTGCATCGCAGCGAAGAATTTCCCGGCACGGGAATTGGACTGGCAATTTGCCGGCGGATCATCCAGCGGCACGGTGGCCGGATTTGGATCGAACCCACCGAGGACCATGGGACGAAGATTCGATTTACGCTTCCTAACACCCCACCAGAGCAGTGA